In Tenacibaculum sp. 190524A02b, the genomic stretch TACATGGCGTGAAATGCTTTGTGAAGGTAAAACTACTATTGATGTAGGAAGTGAAGACTTTTGGAAAACTAGATTTGACTTTTTAAAGTCATCATACAAAGTTACCAAGAAAACATTTATTGACTTTACTTTAAAAGAATACAGAAATCTTTGTAATCAAAAACAACAAGATGAAATTGTTTTATGGTTTGAATACGATTTATTCTGTCAAATAAACATGTTAGCTGTTATCAGTTGGCTAAAACGCTATAGAAATGGAAGAAAAATATCACTAGTTTGTAGCGGAACTCTTGAAAATAGAAAGGGTTTATTCGGACTTAGTCAATTATCAAAAGAAGAATTATTAAATCATTATAAGAATAGAGCAGAACTTTCAAAAGATGACATTGAGTATGCAGACTATATTTGGCAACTATATTGTTCTGATAGTCCTCTACGTTTAGAAACTGTACATAAATTTAATCCAATGTCTCCTTTTGCTTATTTAGAAGACGCTATTAAGGCACATTTACAAAGATTCCCTTCCATTCAAAATGGATTGAATAAAGTTGAAAATGACATTTTAAATTTAGCTAACCAACAACAATTTAATTCTGACAAGGAATTTATTCGTGCAATTTTAACCAATGACAACCTTTATGGATTTGGTGATACTCAATACATTAATAAACTTCAACAATTAAAAAAACTATTTACTTCCTTAAACCCTGTTAAATTAAGTAAGCAAGGTAAAAAGGTACTTCAAAACCAAGTTAACTACTATGCACAATTACGTTCTGATTTTTCGTATCTTGGCGGTTCTAAAAAATACAGCTACCTGTATCTTAATAATACCGACAAGCTGTTAAAAATTACATCGTAAATGAGTATAAAACAATCTGAGCTAATTTTAAATTCAGACGGAAGTATTTACCACTTAAATTTAAAACCTGAGCATGTTGCTACCGATATTATTTTTGTGGGAGACCAATACAGAGTTGATAAAGTAACAAAACATTTTGATACTATTGAGTTTACTACCCAAAAACGTGAATTCAAAACTACTACTGGGACTTACAAAGGGAAAAGAATATCTGTCATTTCAACAGGAATTGGCCCTGATAATATTGACATTGTTTTAAATGAACTAGATGCGGTTGTCAATATCGATTTAGAAGCTAGAGAAGTTAAAAAACAACATACTTCCTTAAATATTACAAGAATTGGTACATCTGGTTCTTTACAAGCAGATATTCCTGTAGATAGCTTTTTATTGAGTTCTCACGCATTGGATTTAAACGGTATGTTACACTCTTACCAAGTTGATAGTATAACCAACCCTGAATTAGAAAATGCCTTTATTAACCATACCAATTGGAACAATAAAAAAGCAACTCCTATAGTTATACAAAATGGTACTGAGCTAGCAAAAAGACTTTCATCAGACAAAACATATAAAGGAATAACTGCTACTGCTGGCGGATTTTATGGGCCACAAGGAAGAGTTTTAAGGTTAGAGCTTCAGGATTCAGAATTAAATAATAAAATAGATAGTTTTAACCATAACGGACATAAGATAACGAATCTTGAAATGGAAACTTCTGCCATATATGGTTTATCTAAATTATTAGGACATAATGCTGTTTCTATGAATGCTATTATTGCAAATAGGGCAAATGGTACATTCAGTGAAAACCCAAGTAATACTGTTGAAAACTTAATCAGCTACACATTAAATAAACTAGTTGAATAAATGTTAAATTTAAAAGTAGGTGGTGTACCAGAACATTTTAACTACCCTTGGTACATTACTTTAAAAAATAAGGAATATACCAATCATAATATAAACCTCAGATGGAAAGATTTCCCTGGAGGAACAGGTGCTATGTGTAAAGCTCTACGATCAGGAGAAATTGACATCGCAATTGTATTAACAGAAGGTATTATCAAAGATATTATAAATGGTAACCCTTCAAAAATTACGCAAACATTTGTTAAAAGCCCATTAATCTGGGGAATTCATGTAGGTGCTAAATCTAATTTTCAAAAAATTGAAGATTTAGAAAATGCTACTGTAGCTATTAGTCGATATGGATCTGGTTCTCACTTAATGGCTATTGTTAATGCGCACAATAATGGGTGGGATATTAAAAAACTTAAATTTCAAGTAGTTGGAAACTTACAAGGTGGTATTGATGCTTTAACAAATGGAGAAGCTGATTACTTTATGTGGGAGCATTTTACCACGAAACCTTTGGTAGATAACGGAACTTTTAGAAGACTTGGAGATTGCCCAACTCCATGGCCATGCTTTGTAGTTGCTGTTAGAGAAGATATTTTAAAAAGTAATACTGAAGAGATTAAAACAGTTTTAGATATTATAAATAACTGTACAAAGGATTTTAAGAATATTCAAAATATAGATCAAACACTTTCAATTAGATATGAGCAACAGCTTGAAGATATTAGAGAGTGGTTATCAATTACTGAATGGAATAATGGAAAACCTATTGATGCAGATTTAATTTCTGAAATACAAAATAAAATGGTAGCTTTCAACGTTATTGAAAGCAAAGAAGATTCTGATAAATTAATCAGAAATATGTATATTTGATTTTTTAAATTTTTTATGATGAAAAAAGTAGTATTTATTGCAATTTGTATAGTTAGTTTATTAGGGTTTTCTTCTTGTGGAAGTACTAGTCCTTGTGGTTTAGCTAAAACTGATCAAACAAAACAAAACTTACATCAACAAGAAGTTGTTGTTGCAGATGCAACAGTAACTGAATAAGTTGATGATTTCTTTATTCAAATTCAATAAATCCGCTTTTAAGGCGGATTTTTTTTGTTAATTCTTCTTTTTTAACATTGGTACAAACTTAAAATCACCTAATTCATGTTTTTCAAATTCTAAAGGAGATTTTCTTATAAAAAGTGTCATCACTTGCTCTCCTTCACCAACAGGTATTAACAACTTACCTCCTACTTTAACTTGCCCTAATAAAGCTTTAGGTACAAATGGAGCGCCTGCTGTTACTATTATTTTGTCAAAAGGAGCTTCAATAGGCAACCCTTTATAGCCATCTCCAAAGATAAAACGTTTAGGTCTGTAACCTAATTTTGGTAAAAACAAAGAGGTTTTTTTAAACAATTCATGTTGACGTTCAATAGTAAAAACATTCGCTTTTAACTCTAAAAGAACTGCTGTTTGGTATCCAGAACCTGTACCAATTTCTAAAATTTTATCCCCTTCTTTTACCTCTAAAACTTGTGATTGAAATGCAACCGTATATGGATGTGAAATCGTTTGCTCAGCAGCAATAGGAAATGCCTTGTCTTGATAAGCATGTTCTTCAAAACTACTATCTATAAATAAATGTCTTGGAATTTTTCGTATTGCCTTCAATACCTTTTCATCAAATATCCCTTTTGCTTGTAATGTATTTGCTAGTTGATTTCTAAGTCCTTGGTGTTTGGTTGTATCTCTCACTGGTAAGCTAATTTCGACGTGCCAAAAATAGCAATTAATCTGTTTAAAAGTGTATCTTTGTTAGCGTTGATTTTAGTAAAATCAATAACTAGATAGTAACACTTTCATTACGAGGATACAATAAAATCTAATTTCTAAACAAGTATTTTTTATAGTTCCTTTCGTAGCAAAATAAATAGAAAAACATGTTAAAAGCTGGAGTTTTAGGAGCAGGTCATTTGGGGAAAATACATCTGCGTTTATTACAACAATCAGAAAAATTTGAATTAGTTGGTTTTTATGACCCTTTTACTGAAACTGCTGAAAAGGTAGCCAAAGAATTTGGTTATAAATTATTCAACACTATAGAAGAATTAATTGATGCTGTTGATGTTGTAGATATTGTAACTCCTACCCTTTCTCATTTTGAATGTGCCAAGCAAGCTATAGAAAAAGGAAAGCATATTTTTATAGAAAAACCTATTACAAATACTGTTCAAGAAGCTGAAGCTCTTAGAACATTAGCTAGTCAAAATCATGTTCGTGGTCAAGTTGGGCATGTAGAACGTTTTAACCCTGCGTTTACCGCTGTTAAAGACACAATTGACACTCCTATGTTTATCGAAACACATAGGTTAGCTGAATTTAACCCTAGAGGAACTGATGTACCTGTAGTGTTGGATTTAATGATTCATGATATTGATATTATTTTATCTGTTGTAAAATCAAAAGTTAAGAACATTCATGCTAGTGGTGTTTCTGTTATTTCTGAAACGCCAGATATTGCAAACGCAAGAATTGAATTTGAAAATGGATGTGTTGCCAATCTTACTTCTAGTAGAATATCTATGAAAAACATGCGTAAATCACGTTTTTTTCAAAAAGATGCTTACATTTCTGTTGATTTCCTAGAAAAAAAATCTGAAGTTGTTAAAATGAAAGATGCTCCTGAAAAACCAGATGAATTTGCTATGATTTTACAAAATGCAGAAGGTATAAAAAAACAAATTTACTTTGACAATCCTAAAGTAACTCTTAATAATGCTATTTTAGATGAGTTAGAATCTTTTGCTGAAGCAATTCATAATAACACTACTCCTGTTGTATCATTATCTCAAGGAACTGAAGCTCTTAGGGTTGCTCAACAAATCATTGATTGTTTTTAATCTTACCTCTAATTATATACTTAAAAATTAAATAAACTAATAAACATGAAAAATATAGCTGTAATTGGAGCGGGAACTATGGGGAATGGTATTGCTCATACATTTGCTCAATTTGGATATAATGTACATTTAATTGATATTTCTCAAACCGCACTAGATAAAGGTATAGCAACTATCACCAAAAATTTAGATAGAATGCTTGCTAAAGAAAAAATTACAGAAAGTGAAAAAAATAATACTTTAAACAATATAACTTCTTTCACCAATTTAAAAGAAGGTATTCAAAATACGGAACTAATTGTTGAAGCTGCTACAGAAAACGTAGATTTAAAGTTAAAAATTTTTAAAGATTTAGATCAGTTTTCTGATGAAAGTACAATTTTAGCGACCAATACTTCTTCTATTTCAATCACTCAAATTGCCGCAGCTACTAATAGACCTGAAAAAGTAATTGGTATGCATTTTATGAATCCAGTACCAATTATGAAATTAGTTGAAATTATTAGAGGTTATAATACTTCTGATGAGGTAATGGAAACTATTGTGGATTTAACTAAAAAAATTAATAAGGTACCTGTAGAAGTTAATGATTATCCTGGTTTTGTTGCTAATCGTATTTTAATGCCAATGATTAATGAATCTATTGAAACATTATACAATGGTGTAGCTGGTGTTTCCGAAATTGACACGGTTATGAAACTAGGAATGGCTCATCCAATGGGACCTCTTCAGTTAGCTGATTTTATAGGATTAGATGTTTGTTTATCTATCTTAAATGTTATGTATGATGGATTTAAAAACCCAAAATATGCTCCTTGCCCATTATTAGTAAATATGGTTACAGCTGGTAAATTAGGTGTTAAATCTGGCGAAGGTTTCTATGATTATAGTGAGAGTAGAAAAGCAGAGAAAGTAGCTAAAATGTTTTCTTAAAAATTACAAATAATTATGATCGCTAAAAGATTACAAGCTTTAAGAAATTATATGACATCTAAAAACTTAGATGCTTTTATTATACCTTCAACCGATCCACATCAATCAGAATATGTTGCTGCTCACTGGAAACTACGTGAATATTTTTCTGGTTTTACTGGTTCTGCTGGTACTTTAGTTGTAACAAAAAATATTGCTGGTTTATGGACCGACTCTCGTTACTTTTTACAATTTGAAGATGATTGTAAAAACACTGAGATTCAACTATGCAAACAATCTATACCACACGCACCTGAGCATGTTGCTTGGTTATGTGATTTACTTAGTGAAAATAATAGTATAGGTGTTGATTATAGACAATTTTCAAAATCACAAATCGATTATATAGTAAGTTATACAGGTTCTAAAAATATTAGGTTACAAAACGAGCCTCATTTTGTTAAAGAAATATGGGAAAACAGACCTGATTTACCTAATTCTTCTGTAGATATACATCCTTTAGAATTCTCAGGGGAAACTACAGCTTCTAAACTAACGAAAGTACAAGGCAAAATAGAACAATTAAATGCTGACTACTATTTATTTTCATCCTTAGATGAAATTGCTTGGTTATTTAACATTCGTTCTAAAGATGTAGATTTTACACCATTAGTAACTGCATATGCTCTGGTAGGAAAGCAACAAACAACACTCTTCTGTAATACTAATCGTTTTACCGAAAGCGCTATTAAAGCTTTTACTAAACTTAATATAAAGGTTGAGAACTATGATAATATTGCTACGCTACTCCCTGAACTTACTCGCAATAAAAAAATAATAACGGATGCTTCTAGCCTAAACTATGCTTGTTTTGAAGCTACTTTAGGAAGTTTTATTTATAACAATTCATTAGTAAAAGAATTAAAAGCTATTAAAAACGAAGTTGAAATAGCTGGTGCCAAAAACTGTATGCTTAAAGACGGAGTGGCATTAACAAAATTCTTTATTTGGTTAGAAACAGAATTAACTAAAAGGCCTATTTCAGAATATGAAATTGGTAAAAAACTAGAAAGCTATAGAGAGCAGCAAGAATATTATACTGGTGAATCATTCGCTGCTATTATTGGGTATAAAGGCAATGGAGCTATTATACATTATACAGCACCTGAAAAAGATTCAGCCATGGTTAGTAATGAAGGTATACTGTTAGTAGACAGTGGAGCTCAGTATAAAAATGGAACTACAGATATTACTAGAACCATTTGGTTAGGAGGTGAACCTAATAATGAAATTAAGAAAGCCTATACAGGAGTTTTAAAAGGTTATATTGAATTAGAACAATTACAATTCCCTGAAGGTACAACTGGAGCACAAATAGATGCTTTTGCTCGTATTCATTTATGGAAGAATGGATTAAACTTCCCTCATGGTACAGGGCATGGTATTGGAAGCTATGGTATGGTGCATGAACCTGCACAAGGTTTTGCTACTGGAGCTACAACAGCAAGAGGTACTACTCCACATTTGGCTAACCAATTCACAACTATAGAACCTGGTTGTTACGTAACTAATGAGTTTGGAATAAGAACTGAAAATATTGTTTTATCTAAAAAAGTTAACCAAACAGATTTTGGTACTTTTCTTGGATTTGAAGCTCTAACTTTGTGTTATATAGACACCAATCTAATAGACAAAAGTATGCTAACATCTCAAGAAAAAGATTGGCTAAACAGTTATCATAAATTAGTATTTAACAAACTCTCTCCCTTATTAAACAAACAAGAATCGGAATGGCTAGAAGATAAATGTAAATCAATTTAAAAAAATCGCTCAAGTTTTTGAGCGATTTTTTTATACTTTTAGAAATATATATTATACTTCAAAATTCAAACTATCAATGCGTTATTTGTTTTTATAAAAGTTTTCCCTATTTTTAAGCTTTAAACCAAACTCTTTTTATCCCTTAAATTATGAGTAACTTTTTAAAAGCTTTTCTAGCTTTTTTGTGTTGGAGTACTATTGCTATTTTTGTTTATGGTCGCCATTATAATAATACTGAAACAGTATCTACAACACCCGCTACCAAAAAAATTGAAACGAACTCCGAAACTATTCAAACTGAAGAGTCAAAGGATTCTCTAAAAGAAAACTCTAAAGTATCTAAACATCAAAATAGTAAACCAAAAGAAGTTCCTTTACTGGACAACAAAACGAAACCTACTCCACTAAAGTTTAAAGAAAAGTTTATTACAAACTCCAGCCATTCAAGAGTTTTACTACCTAAAAAGTTTTTTTACTTTAAAGATTCTATTTTTAATTTTTTAAATAATAATCCTGATAAGGAAATTATTATAACTGGCTATTATCTTCCAAAAGAAGCTATTAACGACAGCCTAAACTTAGGTATTCAAAGAGCCAATTACCTAAAGAAGAAGTTAATTAACTTTGGAGTTAACTCTAAAAAAATACATGAAAAATCAGCCAAAAAAGATTACATCTATGATGCTGAAGGGTATTATGCTGAAGGCATCTTAATTGAATACCAAAATCTATCAAAAGAAAAAATTCAAAATATAGAGAAAGATATTACTAATAAAACGCTTAATGCGTATTTTGGTAATAATAGTTTTAAGCCAGATAGAACCCTATATACCTATACAAATGAGATAAAAAATTATTTGAATAAATATCCCTCAAAAAAAATTACTATCATAGGTCATACTGACAATGTAGGAGAAGAATCAACCAATAAATTAATAGGCTTACAAAGAGCTAAAAGTGTGGCTGACTATTTTTTTGAACAAGGCATTGATTCTACAAAAATAACTTCCATATCTAAAGGAGAAACCTCTCCTATAGTAGACAATAATACACAACAAAATCGAGCAAAAAACCGACGTATAGAAATTATAATTAACTAAAACCATTCCC encodes the following:
- a CDS encoding DUF1835 domain-containing protein, coding for MASILHITNGDSTTEILRRLNINEPIITWREMLCEGKTTIDVGSEDFWKTRFDFLKSSYKVTKKTFIDFTLKEYRNLCNQKQQDEIVLWFEYDLFCQINMLAVISWLKRYRNGRKISLVCSGTLENRKGLFGLSQLSKEELLNHYKNRAELSKDDIEYADYIWQLYCSDSPLRLETVHKFNPMSPFAYLEDAIKAHLQRFPSIQNGLNKVENDILNLANQQQFNSDKEFIRAILTNDNLYGFGDTQYINKLQQLKKLFTSLNPVKLSKQGKKVLQNQVNYYAQLRSDFSYLGGSKKYSYLYLNNTDKLLKITS
- a CDS encoding nucleoside phosphorylase, translating into MSIKQSELILNSDGSIYHLNLKPEHVATDIIFVGDQYRVDKVTKHFDTIEFTTQKREFKTTTGTYKGKRISVISTGIGPDNIDIVLNELDAVVNIDLEAREVKKQHTSLNITRIGTSGSLQADIPVDSFLLSSHALDLNGMLHSYQVDSITNPELENAFINHTNWNNKKATPIVIQNGTELAKRLSSDKTYKGITATAGGFYGPQGRVLRLELQDSELNNKIDSFNHNGHKITNLEMETSAIYGLSKLLGHNAVSMNAIIANRANGTFSENPSNTVENLISYTLNKLVE
- a CDS encoding substrate-binding domain-containing protein; translation: MLNLKVGGVPEHFNYPWYITLKNKEYTNHNINLRWKDFPGGTGAMCKALRSGEIDIAIVLTEGIIKDIINGNPSKITQTFVKSPLIWGIHVGAKSNFQKIEDLENATVAISRYGSGSHLMAIVNAHNNGWDIKKLKFQVVGNLQGGIDALTNGEADYFMWEHFTTKPLVDNGTFRRLGDCPTPWPCFVVAVREDILKSNTEEIKTVLDIINNCTKDFKNIQNIDQTLSIRYEQQLEDIREWLSITEWNNGKPIDADLISEIQNKMVAFNVIESKEDSDKLIRNMYI
- a CDS encoding protein-L-isoaspartate(D-aspartate) O-methyltransferase, producing the protein MRDTTKHQGLRNQLANTLQAKGIFDEKVLKAIRKIPRHLFIDSSFEEHAYQDKAFPIAAEQTISHPYTVAFQSQVLEVKEGDKILEIGTGSGYQTAVLLELKANVFTIERQHELFKKTSLFLPKLGYRPKRFIFGDGYKGLPIEAPFDKIIVTAGAPFVPKALLGQVKVGGKLLIPVGEGEQVMTLFIRKSPLEFEKHELGDFKFVPMLKKKN
- a CDS encoding Gfo/Idh/MocA family oxidoreductase, encoding MLKAGVLGAGHLGKIHLRLLQQSEKFELVGFYDPFTETAEKVAKEFGYKLFNTIEELIDAVDVVDIVTPTLSHFECAKQAIEKGKHIFIEKPITNTVQEAEALRTLASQNHVRGQVGHVERFNPAFTAVKDTIDTPMFIETHRLAEFNPRGTDVPVVLDLMIHDIDIILSVVKSKVKNIHASGVSVISETPDIANARIEFENGCVANLTSSRISMKNMRKSRFFQKDAYISVDFLEKKSEVVKMKDAPEKPDEFAMILQNAEGIKKQIYFDNPKVTLNNAILDELESFAEAIHNNTTPVVSLSQGTEALRVAQQIIDCF
- a CDS encoding 3-hydroxybutyryl-CoA dehydrogenase, translating into MKNIAVIGAGTMGNGIAHTFAQFGYNVHLIDISQTALDKGIATITKNLDRMLAKEKITESEKNNTLNNITSFTNLKEGIQNTELIVEAATENVDLKLKIFKDLDQFSDESTILATNTSSISITQIAAATNRPEKVIGMHFMNPVPIMKLVEIIRGYNTSDEVMETIVDLTKKINKVPVEVNDYPGFVANRILMPMINESIETLYNGVAGVSEIDTVMKLGMAHPMGPLQLADFIGLDVCLSILNVMYDGFKNPKYAPCPLLVNMVTAGKLGVKSGEGFYDYSESRKAEKVAKMFS
- a CDS encoding aminopeptidase P family protein, which translates into the protein MIAKRLQALRNYMTSKNLDAFIIPSTDPHQSEYVAAHWKLREYFSGFTGSAGTLVVTKNIAGLWTDSRYFLQFEDDCKNTEIQLCKQSIPHAPEHVAWLCDLLSENNSIGVDYRQFSKSQIDYIVSYTGSKNIRLQNEPHFVKEIWENRPDLPNSSVDIHPLEFSGETTASKLTKVQGKIEQLNADYYLFSSLDEIAWLFNIRSKDVDFTPLVTAYALVGKQQTTLFCNTNRFTESAIKAFTKLNIKVENYDNIATLLPELTRNKKIITDASSLNYACFEATLGSFIYNNSLVKELKAIKNEVEIAGAKNCMLKDGVALTKFFIWLETELTKRPISEYEIGKKLESYREQQEYYTGESFAAIIGYKGNGAIIHYTAPEKDSAMVSNEGILLVDSGAQYKNGTTDITRTIWLGGEPNNEIKKAYTGVLKGYIELEQLQFPEGTTGAQIDAFARIHLWKNGLNFPHGTGHGIGSYGMVHEPAQGFATGATTARGTTPHLANQFTTIEPGCYVTNEFGIRTENIVLSKKVNQTDFGTFLGFEALTLCYIDTNLIDKSMLTSQEKDWLNSYHKLVFNKLSPLLNKQESEWLEDKCKSI
- a CDS encoding OmpA family protein; this encodes MSNFLKAFLAFLCWSTIAIFVYGRHYNNTETVSTTPATKKIETNSETIQTEESKDSLKENSKVSKHQNSKPKEVPLLDNKTKPTPLKFKEKFITNSSHSRVLLPKKFFYFKDSIFNFLNNNPDKEIIITGYYLPKEAINDSLNLGIQRANYLKKKLINFGVNSKKIHEKSAKKDYIYDAEGYYAEGILIEYQNLSKEKIQNIEKDITNKTLNAYFGNNSFKPDRTLYTYTNEIKNYLNKYPSKKITIIGHTDNVGEESTNKLIGLQRAKSVADYFFEQGIDSTKITSISKGETSPIVDNNTQQNRAKNRRIEIIIN